The nucleotide window ACTTCTCAGGATGGCTAAGTTGTGTGAGACGAGTGGATGAGATTTCAACTCAATGACTTGGGACAACAGACACTCCGAATTTATGGTTTTAAAATGCTTGTACTAAAAGTAATCCCGGATAAAAAAAAGTCTACGCCTAATCTGCACAGGCCTGTTTACGTTTTTTTAGTACTGATGTCTTTGTGTTTAAAGCAATAATCGAGAATGGACTATAGTCAGTTTAGTATTTTCTGATGGATGTATGTTCCACTTTCAAATCCTGAAGCTGGGATGCGTTGGGGCGAATTGTCAGGTGTATGGACCTTCCATAACCCATGGGTGCCCAGGAAAGGTTCATCTTCCAGCAATGCAGTTTTCGGGTAACTCCAACAGAACCACTTGTCAATTTTTTATCCATGAGATTGAACCTGGGATTATAATTCACAGCCCAGTTTTCAGAGAGATTGAACTTTAAATTGGTACCCAAATTGAAGGTTTGTAGTGGTTTCTCCAGCGGATTCTGGCGACTATAAGAATATGTGAAATTAAAATTTGCTGTCCAGGCTGAGGTGTTTCGGCCAGGACGAGCCAATGGAACTTTGACAGGTTTAAAATCAAAAGCCTCATCAAAACCTGCTTCGGGGTCAGCGTTCATGCTGTCTGGATCTGATTTCTCACGTGGAGTTGACCGCAAGCCACCGGGTGCCCCTCCCTCCAGCTTAAATCCAAAACTAAAACCGGCTCTTGTTAAACGTGGACTACGAAACTCGTCAATCTTATGGGAGCCAGTCGAATCACGTTCATAGATTTCATGTGTCATACTGGGACTCAGGCGAAAAGATTTACCAAGATTAATTTTTAGGGTACTGGAAATATCAGAAGCTTTCAAGGAATCAGCTTTGAAATTATAAGAACCACTCATTCCCAAAGTCAAGAACTGAGACTTACTCTCCACATCATCTCTAAACATTTTATAGTCAAAAACATTGTTCAGTCGCCAACTCATTCTCAATGCTTCATTGGTTGATGTGGCGCCCAGATCACTTCCTGCAAAGCGGTCAAAACGCTGTACAGTACCAGTTGTATCCGTCAGTGATTCTGTATACCCCCAAAAATCTGTTGAAAAATCTGGTGTATACGTCAAGGATACAGACGGGGTCAAGGTATGTCTGATGGCCTGGAGCGGACCAATATGAACAGGGAAGATGCCATAAAGTTTGGTGTTCAAGCTGGCTGAAGTGCTAAAGGTACCCCTCCTGATAAACCCCTCAATCTCATTGGTTTCAATGGCACCCGAAGCAGTATCCACCAAAGCCAGGCCGCTTTCATCCAGAATAGGATCGAAGTATTTAAACCCCCAGGCGTCTTTATAGGAAATGGACCCCACCAGCTTCAACACCTTCATTACCTGAGTGTCCCCTGAAAGGCTCATGTTGTGATTCCAGGTCCGTGTATCTACAATATCTTCCTGCCAGAGAAGCGAATCCGTCGTCTGACTGTCAGGATTCTCATAGGATAGATAGCTCCACTTTCGGCGATTGTTAAATGCATTATTGTAGCTCCAGCGGAAGCTATTATACCAATACTCCTGATTCCCTTTGGCCTTGATGATAGGAGATGAAGCGCGACTGAATCGAAAGGAGGGTAAGGCCAGCGTGGGTCCTGCCAGTTTGATCCCTGCGGATTCCGGAGCGTCCTCTACCCTGCGGGTAACCTGAAGGTTTTCATCATAGGATCCATTCAAGGAGGTTGTGCTGTTTATGGATTCAAACTTTTTGTTAATGGATATACCTGAATGCAGTTTGGTATCCAGACGCTCGTTTTGATCATGGCTATATCTGCGATCAAAAGTGGCATCACCTGAGATGTTTCCCTCGGCACGAATGGTGAAACTGGGATCAATAGTCTGTGAGTGATTGAATTTTAGTCGCCACTTCCAGTTGGCTGGATCATCCAGGGCATTACGGTCTGACACCATTGAAGCGTCGATGTTACCCTGAATGTTGTAACGCTTCTTATACCTGAGGACACTCCTTAAATTGAATTCTTCGTATTGATCCCAAAATGTACCCGTCATTTTGAAATCTGAATAGTCATTGATGGCCCAGTAATAGCCAAACCCTTTCAGGGCACGACCTCCATTGGTGGGTCGATAGTCGTAAGAAGGCAGAATAAATCCGGAGGAGCGTCCTTTTTTCTGTGGAAAAACTGCAAAGGGTAAGGCGATCAGGGGTATATCAGCGATGTATAGCACTACCGGTTTGGCAATGATGATTTTATCTGTGTACAGCTTCATCTGTCTGCTGTAGAAATAAAAATGTGGATGATCTTCAATATCGCAGGTGGTGTAGTAGCCATCTTCCATGAGATAGATGTCTTCATTAATACGGGTCAATTCTTCTCCATAATAATTGCCATCATCCATTTTTGTTCTACCCGCAACCACTTTACCACGTTGGGTTTTCAGGTCATACACCATGCTCTGGCCATTGAAATCCTCCTGGCCCTTCTGAGAAAGAACTGGATAGTCCGTGGAACCAAGTGTGTCGACCAGACTCCGGGCTCGTAAAAGGTTTTTGCGCCAGTACACACCGACATGACCAGCTTTTAATTTCATGTCACCATATTCAATTGAGGCGTTACTTTTTAGCTGGGTAGTTTCATTCTGCATACTGTAGGCAATATGGTCTGCCCAATATTTGATGGGAAATTCAATATCTCTACTGCCCCCGGCTGGAACAAACTCACCTTCTGCTCCACCAGTCACCGTGATGTCCGAAATACTTGAATCTGACAGAAGAATAAACAAGGTATCGCCACTCACTTTGTTAGAGCCCTTGAAGATTCCATCCTCAATCACATTGAAAAAGGAAGTCGCCATCTCAATCAGGGTCACGGTCCTGGGTTGTCCCTCGCTAAATTCAACAGCCATGACCTTGCCATCCAGCCAATCGGTAAAGGTGGTATCTTTCGAAGCTTTTCTCTGAGTAAAGTGGGGGTTTTCCGGGACATATACTGATTTCAGCTCGCCATTATTCATGTGCAGATTAAAAACATCGCCGGTCAAGACAAAATCATCTTCCTGGAGCATAGGTTTATCTCGCATGATGGCCACATCATCATCTTGCATATAGACAGCCTGTCCACAGGTACCCAGCGCATCGCCATTACGAAGTACGACATTTTGCCAGGCGAAAAAATAGCCTTCCTCAAGACTGAGACTGTCTGAATTAATCTGCAGGGAGGTGTCTTTGCTTGACCACTTCTTGAATTTGGCATCACCGTAGCTGAGCAAAGAATCTTTGCCTGAATAATAAAGCAAATGTCTTCCAGAAACGCTGAGACTATCCCTGGTATTCACCATGGAAGCACTCCCCCGGGCATCACCAAGCTGACTGGCCTCATAATAATAGATAGTATCTGCTCTGAGTGTGGAGCCACTGTCTTCAAGGGCTGGATTATCTGTGGCCAGTACTTTTTTCAAGTCGATGTAATAACCCAGCTTTTGGGCTGTGACAACAAAGGGATCATCTTCAAAGCGCGCATTGCCAAGGAGTTCTACATAATCTTTGCTCCCAGCATAACGGGCAGTATTGCTGGAAAGCTTTGACTGTGGTGTGGTGATGGTGACATGGCCGCTAAGAAGTGCTTCGTCTTTTTCCATTTGAAATTCTGCGACGTCACAGTTAAGCAAAGCATCACCGCGTCTCATTTTCACATCACCAACCAGACGTCTATAGGTGATTCCCCCACGATTAAAGGACTGAATCTCATCAGCTCGAATCAGTTCCAGCTTTTGGCTTCGGGCAGCCAGGGCAAATGAATTGCTCAGACCTATTAGCAGGCACAAAAACGAGAGACGGGATGCGAGAGACTTAAATGAGGGTTGCATTAGAGTTGAATGGGTTATGAACCTGAAGGTTCCTCAAAGCGCGATGCCCACAGCGTCACGAGTCGTTCGTATATACGCTTTTCAATGCCTTCAGTGGTGGGTCGATAAAACTGTCTGGTCTTCAGATCATCAGGAAAATAGTTCTGATCACTAAAATGGCCGGGGTAATTATGAGGATAGTGATATCCCTTCCCATGACCCTGCTCTTTCATCAGGCTGGTTGGTGCATTTCGCAGGTGCAGGGGGACAGATTTAGCGCCTTCTTCCCGAACAGTTTCCTGGGCGGCTCGCAGGGCCATATAGCTGGCATTACTTTTCGTGGTGGAAGCCAGATAAGTGGTAACCTGGGATAAAACGATGGCGCCTTCTGGCATCCCAATGGCATGCACTGCCTGTAAACCCGATGTGGCCAGGGTTAGAGCCTGGGGGTCGGCGTTGCCAACATCCTCAGAAGCCAGAATTATCAATCGCCTGGCAATAAAGATGGGATCCTCTCCGCCTTCCAGCATGACAGAGAGCCAGTAAAGCGATGCATCTGGATCACTCCCCCGGACACTCTTAATAAAAGCAGAGATGATATCATAATGGTAGTCGCCAGTTTTGTCGTATAGTTGATGCTTATTCTGAAGTGCTTCACGGACATGCTCTTCGGTAATGGTAATGACCTGATCATCGTCACGATCTGGTGTTGCAACTGAGGTGCTTATTTCCAGGGCATTTAATAGGCGTCGGGCATCCCCGGAGACCGATTCAAGGAGCAGGTCTCTACCATCATCATCAAACTGGATATTTTGAGTACTCAAAAACAGATCTTCAGCAAGGGCATTATCGAGAATTGACGCAAGATCTTCCTTGGTGTGGGAAGTCAGCTTGAGTACCTGACAACGACTCAAAAGGGGTGAAATAACTTCAAAGCTGGGGTTTTCTGTTGTAGCACCAATTAGCGTAATGATCCCATTTTCCACAGCCTGAAGCAGGGCATCCTGTTGAGCCTTGTTGAAACGATGGATTTCATCAATGAAGAGGATACTCGGTTTCCCCAGCTCCCGATTGGCCTTGGCCTTGGCCATGGATTCCCTGACATCCTTAACGCCGGCAGACACAGCTGATAACTCATAAAAATGGGCATCGATCTGGCTGGCGATGATCTTGGCCAGGGTGGTTTTTCCACACCCCGGGGGTCCCCAGAGAATGATTGAGAAAAGACGGTCTGATTGAATGGCTTTGGCGAGCAGTCTATTTTCTGCCACGAGGTGTTGTTGTCCTAAAAAGGCCGCCAGCGTATTGGGACGCATCCGCTCTGCCAGGGGGGGCAGGGTGCGGGGGTTATCAGCATTATTGAAAAGACTCATGGCCTAGAAAATAACCGGTATGGATGAAGGAATAAGGAAAAAGTAGGGCCAGACAGTCCCTTTCACAGGTCTTCAGGGATAACAATTCAAGGGAGATTGTAAGGCTCGGGTTTGAGCGATCAGATTATGACAAAGGTTCGTCCGTCATCAATTCATTCATAAATTTTCTAATTGCCTCCAGACCCTCATCAAGCGGTTTCTCTGCGTATTCGTTGATTAAGGCACTGCCTACAACCATGATCTGGGCATACTCCTCAAGTGCTCGAACCTGAGCTCTTTCTGATAAGCCAAAGCCAACAGCTAGGGGTAAATCACAACTGGCTCTCACAGATTCCAGATACTTAATGGTCTGTAAATTGATATCTGTTTTCCGGCCAGTTGTCCCGGTCCTGGCCATACAATAGATAAATCCGCTGGCGTTTTTTATAATTTCCTGGATACGATCCGCCCGGGAGGTGGATGCAATGACCTGAATAATGGCCAGCTCGTTTTCCTGAGCATAGGTGATGAGTGAATTATCCTTTTCCTCATCAAAAGGATAGTCCGGGACAATCAAGCCCTGGACTCCGATTTCAGCTGCTCTCTTACAAAACTGCCTCACGCCATAATTTTGGATAATATTGAAATAGGTCATAATCAAGATGGTTTTCTCAGT belongs to Candidatus Neomarinimicrobiota bacterium and includes:
- a CDS encoding replication-associated recombination protein A, which codes for MSLFNNADNPRTLPPLAERMRPNTLAAFLGQQHLVAENRLLAKAIQSDRLFSIILWGPPGCGKTTLAKIIASQIDAHFYELSAVSAGVKDVRESMAKAKANRELGKPSILFIDEIHRFNKAQQDALLQAVENGIITLIGATTENPSFEVISPLLSRCQVLKLTSHTKEDLASILDNALAEDLFLSTQNIQFDDDGRDLLLESVSGDARRLLNALEISTSVATPDRDDDQVITITEEHVREALQNKHQLYDKTGDYHYDIISAFIKSVRGSDPDASLYWLSVMLEGGEDPIFIARRLIILASEDVGNADPQALTLATSGLQAVHAIGMPEGAIVLSQVTTYLASTTKSNASYMALRAAQETVREEGAKSVPLHLRNAPTSLMKEQGHGKGYHYPHNYPGHFSDQNYFPDDLKTRQFYRPTTEGIEKRIYERLVTLWASRFEEPSGS
- a CDS encoding tryptophan synthase subunit alpha yields the protein MKKLNNQLDRIKSSGKPGFMMHIVAGFPDLESSEKIASQILESGADLLEIQIPFSDPVADGPVIARANELALKKGVTVEQSLLMIRRTVESTEKTILIMTYFNIIQNYGVRQFCKRAAEIGVQGLIVPDYPFDEEKDNSLITYAQENELAIIQVIASTSRADRIQEIIKNASGFIYCMARTGTTGRKTDINLQTIKYLESVRASCDLPLAVGFGLSERAQVRALEEYAQIMVVGSALINEYAEKPLDEGLEAIRKFMNELMTDEPLS